From Opisthocomus hoazin isolate bOpiHoa1 chromosome 10, bOpiHoa1.hap1, whole genome shotgun sequence, a single genomic window includes:
- the DTWD1 gene encoding tRNA-uridine aminocarboxypropyltransferase 1 isoform X2 has product MLLIRSSEYTVKILCQLQKLTMSLNSSTLLNEENSQGLKRSTERLESLELQTPSSCRDNPLEQLQLASQEVLEKAKKSGRSKCPRCSSSRMFYCYTCFVPVETVPAKEIPTVKLPLKIDIIKHPNETDGKSTAVHAKLLAPDDVTIYKYPCIPEYEEQRHEIALIFPGPSSVSVKDIAFHLQKYTKKGVCDNADDCSREPFPKQAKIEPKEEEKNLNECISRNRSEGTRLKKIIFIDSTWNQTNKIITDERLQGLLQIELKTRKTCFWRHQKGKPDTYLSTIEAIYYFLVDYHQEILKENYKGQYDNLLFFFSFMYTLIKNARCSAGK; this is encoded by the exons ATGCTTCTGATACGTTCCTCAGAGTACACGGTGAAAATTTTATGCCAGCTGCAGAAG CTAACCATGTCTTTAAATTCATCTAcacttttaaatgaagaaaactcTCAAGGACTGAAAAGAAGTACCGAACGTTTGGAAAGTCTAGAATTACAGACTCCATCATCGTGTCGAGATAATCCACTTgaacaattacagttagcatcgCAGGAAGTActtgaaaaggcaaaaaagagtGGGAGATCAAAATGCCCCCGATGCAGTAGTTCAAGGATGTTTTATTGTTATACGTGCTTTGTTCCTGTTGAAACTGTCCCTGCCAAAGAAATTCCGACTGTGAAG ttACCTTTGAAGATTGATATTATTAAACACCCAAATGAAACAGACGGCAAAAGCACTGCTGTGCACGCTAAGCTCCTGGCACCTGATGATGTTACAATTTATAAATACCCTTGCATTCCAGAATATGAAGAACAAAGACACGAA ATAGCACTTATCTTTCCTGGCCCCAGTTCAGTTTCAGTAAAAGACATTGCTTTCCATCTCCAAAAATACACTAAGAAAGGTGTTTGTGATAATGCCGATGACTGTTCCAGAGAGCCATTTCCTAAGCAAGCAAAAATAGAAcctaaagaagaagaaaaaaacctaaatgaatgcatctcaagaaacaggagtgaaggcACTAGACTGAAGAAGATAATATTTATTGACAGTACCTGGAATCAAACTAACAAAATAATAACTGATGAACGActtcaag GGTTGCTGCAAATTGAGTTGAAGACAAGGAAAACTTGCTTTTGGCGTCATCAGAAGGGAAAGCCAGATACATACCTTTCTACAATAGAAGCCATTTATTATTTCCTTGTGGACTATCATCAGGAGATTTTGAAAGAGAACTACAAAGGACAATATGataatctgctttttttcttttcttttatgtaCACATTGATTAAAAATGCCAGGTGTTCTGCAGGAAAATAA
- the DTWD1 gene encoding tRNA-uridine aminocarboxypropyltransferase 1 isoform X1: MLLIRSSEYTVKILCQLQKLTMSLNSSTLLNEENSQGLKRSTERLESLELQTPSSCRDNPLEQLQLASQEVLEKAKKSGRSKCPRCSSSRMFYCYTCFVPVETVPAKEIPTVKLPLKIDIIKHPNETDGKSTAVHAKLLAPDDVTIYKYPCIPEYEEQRHEIALIFPGPSSVSVKDIAFHLQKYTKKGVCDNADDCSREPFPKQAKIEPKEEEKNLNECISRNRSEGTRLKKIIFIDSTWNQTNKIITDERLQAFFLTGLLQIELKTRKTCFWRHQKGKPDTYLSTIEAIYYFLVDYHQEILKENYKGQYDNLLFFFSFMYTLIKNARCSAGK; encoded by the exons ATGCTTCTGATACGTTCCTCAGAGTACACGGTGAAAATTTTATGCCAGCTGCAGAAG CTAACCATGTCTTTAAATTCATCTAcacttttaaatgaagaaaactcTCAAGGACTGAAAAGAAGTACCGAACGTTTGGAAAGTCTAGAATTACAGACTCCATCATCGTGTCGAGATAATCCACTTgaacaattacagttagcatcgCAGGAAGTActtgaaaaggcaaaaaagagtGGGAGATCAAAATGCCCCCGATGCAGTAGTTCAAGGATGTTTTATTGTTATACGTGCTTTGTTCCTGTTGAAACTGTCCCTGCCAAAGAAATTCCGACTGTGAAG ttACCTTTGAAGATTGATATTATTAAACACCCAAATGAAACAGACGGCAAAAGCACTGCTGTGCACGCTAAGCTCCTGGCACCTGATGATGTTACAATTTATAAATACCCTTGCATTCCAGAATATGAAGAACAAAGACACGAA ATAGCACTTATCTTTCCTGGCCCCAGTTCAGTTTCAGTAAAAGACATTGCTTTCCATCTCCAAAAATACACTAAGAAAGGTGTTTGTGATAATGCCGATGACTGTTCCAGAGAGCCATTTCCTAAGCAAGCAAAAATAGAAcctaaagaagaagaaaaaaacctaaatgaatgcatctcaagaaacaggagtgaaggcACTAGACTGAAGAAGATAATATTTATTGACAGTACCTGGAATCAAACTAACAAAATAATAACTGATGAACGActtcaag CTTTTTTCTTGACAGGGTTGCTGCAAATTGAGTTGAAGACAAGGAAAACTTGCTTTTGGCGTCATCAGAAGGGAAAGCCAGATACATACCTTTCTACAATAGAAGCCATTTATTATTTCCTTGTGGACTATCATCAGGAGATTTTGAAAGAGAACTACAAAGGACAATATGataatctgctttttttcttttcttttatgtaCACATTGATTAAAAATGCCAGGTGTTCTGCAGGAAAATAA